GATTCCAAGAAATATCCCTCCGCCAAGAAGGAAAAGGCGTCTCTTCGACACAGGGTCATTGGACTCTTGAACGTGAGGTTCAGGAGAATCAGGAACCGTTCCGCCGGTTTGCTCGTGAACATTCATGATGCAATCAGGGAGCGATCGGATCGGGCCGAAGTCCGGTCGAAACACCTCGGAGGATTCTCACGATCGTCGAGAAATTCGTCATCCGATCGCGCAGGTGTTGCACAACACAACGATCCGGGGGTGTCTCGTGTGCTGTCATTGTCTCTGTCATCAGATTCATGGGCAAGAGTCGGTGATCGAATCAGGGAAGTTGCTTGAGTTCTAGGAGTTCAAACGTGGGAGGCTGCTCTCCCCCTGGGCGAAGTGGGCCGGGGGTCAGGCGGTAAGTTGCCACTTTCCTCGTCTGTGTCTCCAGGACAAACAGGGGCGCCCACCCCGTTCCGGTGCCCAGACCGACCTGACCGATGGTCATGGCAAATCGAGGTGTTGCCCCTCGAGGAGGCTGAAAGTCCGCGACCAGGTCTCGAACCGCGAAATCACCCAGAACCTGCGTGCCCGAAACCGTCTGTCGAAGGCTCGGTATGGTCGCCAGGAGTCTTCCACCAGAATAGTCGAGGAAATAAACCGCGTCGGTTGTGCTCAGTTGCTTTGTCACCCGATCCATCTCCACGGAGACAGGCCCCGTAGCGAGGATGGACTCACCCGAGCGATCCCCCTGACCGGCCCGGACACTCGGGGTAGAATACGATGCTGCAAGCCAGCCCATAATCAGGCCCCCCAGCATTCCCAGCACGCAAGGCACGAGGGATCGAATCGCCATGCTACCAACCCTTCAGCCCTCGAAGATCGTTCTGACACCTGGGGGGCATTCTGCGACCATCCGTTTCGTGGGTCCAGTGGAGAATCTGGCAATCCTTGAATGGTCCCTACGACTACTTGGTCTACTTTTGCTTGGGATTGGGTTCGTTCAGACAGACGAGGCGGCAGCGATCCCTCCCCGGGGGGACGATCGTCACGCGCTTCATGCCAAACGCCTCGAGATCCTGGCTTCCGAATCGCAGGCGCTTGAACAACTTGCGAATCGTCTGGAGGCGAGCGGGGAAGTCTTACAAGCTCAGACTGTTCGGGCTGTCATCGAACCAATTCCTCTGCCCGACGGACCAGGGCGTTTCCTCCCTTTGCTCGAAATCGTTCCTGCATCGGACAACGAACAAGAGGATGCGAGGCATCTTCCCGAGGTCGTTGTCATTCGTGAAGAGGCTGCAAAGAAGTATGAGGAACTTGCCAACCAGGCCTTCGAGCAAGAACGTTTCGCCCTCGCCGATGCGAGTCTCCGGGAGGTCCTCCGTAGAAGCCCAGACCATTCCGAAGTACGTCGGCTTCTGGGATACGTTCCGCACGAGGGAGGCTGGGCCACCCCGCATGCGATCCTGAGATTCAAGAACGGAGACATTCCCCATCCGACCTACGGCTGGATTCCGGCTGACTGGGTTGAGAACCTTGAGCAAGGGTTGCTTCCCGCGCCCTCTCGCCAGGGAAGGTCCAGCTTGCGATGGGTGCCTGCCTCAGAGGCTGATGCGGCTCGGCAGGGTTCCATCACCAGTGGTTGGCAAATCACCACCCCCCACTTCAAAATTCAGGCGAGCGTACCCCTGGACGAGGGCATCGAGTTCGGGCGCCGACTCGAAGCGTTTTACGACCTGTTCACATCGGTGGGAGCAGATCTGATCGGCCCCGAACGGCTTCAGCTCGCCCAATTGAAGCGGTCATCCTCCGCCACGGCACCCCCGAATGCTCCTCGCCAACACCGAGTCTTTTATTTCGGAACGAAGCAACAATACGTGGACTATCTTGCCCCTCGGCTGAGGGATCCTGGGATCAAGGATACGCTCGGGATTTATCTCGACACGCAAAAGAGCAGTTATTTTTTCAAGGACGAAGGGGGAGTCCTCCCGGTCGAGGCCACGCTCTACCACGAGGTTTCACACCAACTCCTGTTCGAATTGGCTGGTCGTTCGGATTATCTCTTGAACGCAGGCAATTTCTGGGTGTTTGAGGGTCTGGGAACCTACTTCGAAACCCTGGAACACCAGCCGGACGGATCGATCCATTATGGTGGCCGCGTCGGCCCGCGCTTCGAGGAAGCACACCGTCGTCACGTCGAACGAGACGAGTTGATCCCGATCGACCAGTTCGTCACCCTGGATCGAGCAACCTTCAATGGAAGCAACGGAGGGGATCCGCATCTTCACTATGCGCAGGCGATCGCCCTAACCGTGTTCTTGATGGATCACGATCACGGCACCTACCGTGAAGCATTTCTCAACTACGCGCGCGATGCCTATCGGGGACAATTTCGAGCCGGAGCGGAGAAAGATCTCTCAACCCACCTCGATCGTTCTTACGTTCTGCTTGACCAGCTCTTTCGTCAATTTGTCGCCCAGCCGATCCGTCCCGAACGCATCGAGCAGGAATCGGTCACGATTGATTGATCGCGTCCGCTAGAAACGATCATCGACGCCCTGAACCTTCTCAGGAGGAGATAGGTCAGGACGTCGAACAGAAACCATTGCAAGGATGGAACGGACGGCTCGCAGGAAAATCCGAGAAGGCCGATTCGCCTCACTCACCAACATACGGCAGCAAGGCCATGTAGCGTGCTCGCTTGATGGCATCAGCGGTAGCGCGTTGGAACGCTGCGCAGTTGCCGCTCCGCTTGCGAGAGAACATCTTGCTCTGATTTGTGAGCATCTTCTTCAGCAGGCTCATATCTTTGTAGTCGACGTAAGCCGGCCGGGGGCATCCCTCGGGGGTGCAAAAGCGGCAACGATTCTTGCGGCTTCGTCCGAAGCGTTTACGAGGCATTGAGGTTGCGTCCTCTGACGTCGAAACCGGGAAGTCGGTCCAAGCCCTTTATTGCAGGTGCAAGGGTAAACCACAAAGTCTATCGTCCGACGAGACCGGCTTCAAGATCAACGCTCATTCGGCAGCGCATCCCGTCGTGGAACACTCTGTCCCTGGTGGTCAGAAAAGGGTATTGCTGAGGAGGATCAAGGCGATCCAGGCCAGGGGCCAGGTGGCCATGAGCCCAAGGGCAACCTGGTCGGTCCAGTTCTGAGCTCGGAGTCTCGCCTCGGAAGTCTTCGGACCAATCCCCCGCAGGAGCAAGGCGGCAAGAATTGGTAAGACGCCAAGCAAGGGATGCACTAGCATCCGGGTCGGGACGACCAGCGCGGTGAGTGCGAGCCAGTACGATCCGATCAGCAGCCAGGCCACCTGAGCCCAACTGAGCTGGCGAGTGGTATCATGCAATCCTCTCCGATCAATCAGCAGTAAAACCGGTCCCGCCATGGCGAGCCCCAGCCAGAGGTGAAGCAAACCAACGACCACCCCAACTTCGGGAGACATGGATCGGTTGGACGGCCAGAGCGATCGGATCAGGAGAGCGGCAGTTCCAAAGCCCACGATCAGGCCGATCAGATCGATCAACCGAGGCCCTCGCTGACGCCTGCTGCGATCGGGATTCCTCGGCAGGTCAGACACTCGGCCCTTCTCCATCTACGGTTTCAGGTGGATCCGGAGCCGAATTCCTTCAGGAAGGCGTACCCAGGACCACCATCCCAAAGGCACATTGTAACGGCCAGGCGACCGCCAGGGTCAGGCCAATCCGTTCGGTCCAGCTTCCCGATGTCCCCTGGCCCACGTCCGGCGGGTTGGGAGGGACAATCACCCATCGAGCCCAGACGATCACCAGGGTGACAAGGCTGGCGGCTCCGAGTCCTGAGATCAAAATCACGTCGTAAAGCTGGCGCGCAAGATCGTGCTGCTCATCGTTGCGGGCACCCGTCACAATTCGAGGGATTGCAGCGAGGGCCCAGGGTGTTCCAAGAAGGACCCAGAGCCAATCTCCCAATCGCAGACTGGTTCCCGGACGACCTGAACGGCGTCGAATCCACGCAAGAAACGGCCCGGAAGCAGTCAGTGCGACTCCGGCAAAGGTGAGCCACATCATGACCCATCCGGTTCCCGTCAAGGGATCGGGGGGAGCAGCCTGCTTGAGATGCACTGAGGCGATGGCTGCGCCGATGACCAGCGCGATTCCATCGAGCAGTGTGAATCCTGCTGCAATCGTCCCAGACCGTTTGATCAATCCCTCCGAATTGTCATTCATGTCAGATCGAGGCCCCCGAACGTTGTCCAGTTCAAGCGAGCCGGTTTAGAATGGAACGGTCCCGGCGTTTCGTGGTTCACTACAATGAGTCTCGGCGCCCGGTCGTAGATTCCTCGTTTCTCCCCACCTCAAAAAGGATCGCCCTCCGTCCGAGGCCACGTCAAGGCGTGAGCTCGGTACTTGGGACGTCATCGCCATGCCCCTGCCCCGTGTCGTCATCGTCGGTCGGCCCAATGTGGGGAAGTCGTCGCTCCTGAACTGGATCGCTGGGCGTCGGATCGCCATTGTGGACGATGTTGCCGGCGTGACACGAGACCGTGTTGCCACCCTCGCCGAGTTGCCGGACGGCCGAAACAGCCGCTTTATCGAACTAATCGACACCGGAGGCGTGGGGATCGTTGATCGCGATGATCTCAGCGAGCATGTTGAACGGCAGATTGAGACGGCGCTGGGCGAGGCAGATGTCGTCCTCTTCGTCGTCGACGTTCGAGATGGCATGATGCCGCTCGACGAGGAGGTTGCACGCCGTCTCCGATACGTACAGGCTCCGGTGATTCTGGCACTGAACAAGGCCGATGATCCAAAATTCGATGCTCAGGGCCAGGAATTCTACAAGCTCGGCCGCGGAAAGCCGATTCCGATCTCAACGCACCAGAACCGCAACAAATCCGAACTGATCTCGCTCATCCTCGACCACCTTCCACCGGAAGATGATGGGTCGAAGGTTGCTTCTGAGGCGATGAAACTGGCTGTGGTCGGCCGAC
The Tautonia marina DNA segment above includes these coding regions:
- the rpsR gene encoding 30S ribosomal protein S18; translation: MPRKRFGRSRKNRCRFCTPEGCPRPAYVDYKDMSLLKKMLTNQSKMFSRKRSGNCAAFQRATADAIKRARYMALLPYVGE
- a CDS encoding DUF1570 domain-containing protein yields the protein MLEIVPASDNEQEDARHLPEVVVIREEAAKKYEELANQAFEQERFALADASLREVLRRSPDHSEVRRLLGYVPHEGGWATPHAILRFKNGDIPHPTYGWIPADWVENLEQGLLPAPSRQGRSSLRWVPASEADAARQGSITSGWQITTPHFKIQASVPLDEGIEFGRRLEAFYDLFTSVGADLIGPERLQLAQLKRSSSATAPPNAPRQHRVFYFGTKQQYVDYLAPRLRDPGIKDTLGIYLDTQKSSYFFKDEGGVLPVEATLYHEVSHQLLFELAGRSDYLLNAGNFWVFEGLGTYFETLEHQPDGSIHYGGRVGPRFEEAHRRHVERDELIPIDQFVTLDRATFNGSNGGDPHLHYAQAIALTVFLMDHDHGTYREAFLNYARDAYRGQFRAGAEKDLSTHLDRSYVLLDQLFRQFVAQPIRPERIEQESVTID